A genome region from Choloepus didactylus isolate mChoDid1 chromosome 14, mChoDid1.pri, whole genome shotgun sequence includes the following:
- the LOC119509497 gene encoding peptidyl-prolyl cis-trans isomerase FKBP1A-like, which translates to MHSNWHSHHRTFFPDAVSRYFGPQWLKDVQGSTYNEDPSLKRPDPNTYGGGGARVHRRRAEGRGRGSELPPGLLLLHAACRAARPASAAVGVHAETISPRDWRTFLKRGQTCVVHYTGMLEAGKKCDSSRDRNKPCKFTLGKQEVIQGWGEGVAQMSVGQRPKLTVSPDYAYGATGHPGIIPPNATLVFDVELLKLQ; encoded by the exons atgcattcgaACTGGCACAGCCACCATAGAACATTTTTTCCTGATGCTGTCTCTCGTTACTTTGGACCTCAGTGGCTAAAGGATGTTCAAGGTTCCACTTACAATGAAGACCCCAGCTTAAAGAGGCCCGACCCAAACACT TATGGAGGCGGGGGCGCGCGCGTGCACAGGCGACGCGCGGAGGGACGAGGGAGAGGAAGCGAGCTGCCGCCGGGTCTGCTGCTGCTCCACGCCGCCTGCCGCGCTGCCCGTCCAGCGTCCGCCGCCGTGGGAGTGCACGCGGAGACCATCTCCCCCAGAGACTGGCGCACCTTCCTGAAGCGCGGCCAGACCTGCGTGGTGCACTACACGGGGATGCTTGAAGCTGGAAAGAAATGTGATTCCTCCCGGGACAGAAACAAGCCCTGTAAGTTTACTCTAGGCAAGCAGGAGGTGATCCAAGGCTGGGGAGAAGGGGTTGCCCAGATGAGCGTGGGTCAGAGACCCAAACTGACTGTCTCCCCAGACTATGCCTATGGTGCCACGGGGCACCCGGGCATCATCCCACCAAACGCCACTCTCGTCTTTGACGTGGAGCTTCTAAAACTGCAATGA